The Megalobrama amblycephala isolate DHTTF-2021 linkage group LG7, ASM1881202v1, whole genome shotgun sequence genome window below encodes:
- the LOC125271142 gene encoding uncharacterized protein LOC125271142 codes for MFLYLCVQVRTRLSCMRCSWNWRPWSGRSGSFSRSRPSYASGRQRWKLLALTLTNPRARAPRTRSSQPSFTPAPSHQGPWVLQQRKTRARPRTRTSPPPPPVFDVSTRNRFSPLREAERDAVVIGDSIVRHVHATTAKGKVRSHCFPGARVLDVSAQIPAILNGAETIGAVVLHAGVNDTRLRQTEVLKQDFRSLIETVRATSPATRIIMSGPLPTYRRGHERFSRLFALNEWLMSWCNEQKLLFVNNWNLFWERPRLFRADGLHPSSIGADLLSENISKTLRTI; via the exons ATGTTTCTCTACCTTTGTGTGCAGGTGAGGACACGTTTGAGCTGCATGCGGTGCAGTTGGAACTGGAGGCCGTGGAGCGGCAGATCCGGATCCTTCTCGAGAAGCAGGCCGAGCTACGCGAGCGGCAGACAGCGCTGGAAACTTCTCGCGCTGACGCTCACCAACCCTCG GGCCCGAGCACCAAGAACGCGTTCATCCCAGCCCTCGTTCACTCCGGCGCCGTCACACCAGGGACCTTGGGTGCTTCAGCAGCGGAAGACGCGAGCCAGGCCTCGGACCAGGACCTCTCCTCCGCCGCCCCCGGTCTTCGACGTCTCGACACGGAACCGCTTCTCCCCTCTTCGCGAGGCAGAACGCGACGCCGTGGTCATCGGAGACTCCATCGTCCGCCACGTCCACGCTACCACAGCCAAAGGTAAGGTGCGCAGTCACTGTTTTCCTGGTGCTCGTGTTCTCGATGTCTCTGCGCAGATTCCCGCGATCCTCAACGGTGCTGAGACCATCGGAGCTGTAGTGCTGCACGCGGGGGTGAACGACACCAGGCTGCGGCAGACGGAGGTGCTGAAGCAGGACTTCAGAAGCCTGATCGAGACGGTACGAGCCACATCGCCCGCGACGAGGATCATCATGTCCGGACCGCTTCCGACGTACCGACGAGGACATGAAAGGTTCagtagattatttgctttaaatgaatggttgATGTCTTGGTGTAATGAACAGAAGCTGCTCTTTGTAAATAATTGGAATCTTTTCTGGGAGCGTCCTAGGCTCTTCCGTGCTGATGGCCTGCACCCCAGCAGCATCGGAGCTGATCTTCTGTCAGAGAACATCTCCAAGACGCTTCGCACCATATGA